The stretch of DNA TACTTCTTTCCCCCCTATTTCCAAGGAGGAAATACCCTACCTGCAATTTTAGGAGGTTCTATTCTTATTTGGGTGTTCAACTTCATAGTCCTTAAAGGGATCCGTCAAGCTTCAGTAATCAACGTTATCGGAACTATATTTAAAATCATCCCCTTAATCGTTTTCATTATCCTTACTGCATTCTTCTTCAAGCTCTCCGTCTTTAAAACAGATTTTTGGGGACACACAGTAACAAAAGCCCAACCTACCTTAGGATCAGTAAGCTCGCAACTTAAAGGGACCATGTTAGTCACCCTATGGGCATTCATAGGAATCGAAGGTGCGGTCGTTATGTCGGGACGAGCGAAAAACCCTTTATCTGTAGGGAAAGCCACAGTCTTGGGATTCTTAGGTTGCCTTACAATCTACATCCTACTTTCTTTACTTCCTTTCGGATCACTCTTCCAACATCAACTAGAAAAAATCCCCAACCCCTCTACAGCTGGAGTCCTTGACATCCTTGTAGGAAAATGGGGAGAAGTGCTCATGAACGTCGGGCTAATCGTTGCTGTTTTATCTAGTTGGTTGTCATGGACCATGATCGTTGCAGAAATCCCTTTCTCAGCAGCTAAAAACGGCACGTTCCCTGAGATCTTCACTATAGAAAATAAAGAGAAATCTCCAAGCGTCTCACTATACATTACTAGCTCTGTGATGCAGCTAGCCATGCTCCTTGTTTACTTCTCTTCGAATGCTTGGAATACGATGCTTAGTATCACGGGAGTTATGGTTCTCCCTGCCTATCTAGCAAGTGCCGCCTTTCTCTTTAAACTTAGTAAAAGTAAAACATATCCTAAAAAAGCGTCTATTAAAGCCTCTTTG from Candidatus Chlamydia corallus encodes:
- the aaxC gene encoding arginine/agmatine antiporter AaxC, encoding MTSRTKSAKNLGTIALAGMVVSSMIGGGIFSLPQNMAATAGAGAVILSWILTGFGMFFIANTFRILSTIRPDLTEGIYMYSREGFGPYIGFTIGWGYWLCQIFGNVGYAVITMDALNYFFPPYFQGGNTLPAILGGSILIWVFNFIVLKGIRQASVINVIGTIFKIIPLIVFIILTAFFFKLSVFKTDFWGHTVTKAQPTLGSVSSQLKGTMLVTLWAFIGIEGAVVMSGRAKNPLSVGKATVLGFLGCLTIYILLSLLPFGSLFQHQLEKIPNPSTAGVLDILVGKWGEVLMNVGLIVAVLSSWLSWTMIVAEIPFSAAKNGTFPEIFTIENKEKSPSVSLYITSSVMQLAMLLVYFSSNAWNTMLSITGVMVLPAYLASAAFLFKLSKSKTYPKKASIKASLARVTGILGVIYSLWLIYAGGLKYLFMALVLLALGIPFYIDAGKKKKNAKTFFAKKEILEMTLIGLLALTAIFLFSTGRIKL